TCCGGCGCCGTCCTGACGGAGCAGGGCAGCGTGCTTTTTTCGGGAATTTCGGGCAGCTTCGACGAAATCGAGCGAACAGTCCTGCGGGTGCAGCAGTCAAGGCAGTCGGGAATGCGGACAGTGGTTCTTTCGGTGTCGTCTGCCTTCGCCACGCACTGGTTCATGCCCAGGCTAGCGCTGTTCCAGTCGAGATTCCCGAAAGTCGATATCCGCTTTCAGCTGATCAGCGGACCGCTTGGCGGAGCCGTGGACGGTGTCGATATTGCGATGCGCTTCGATCATGGCAGCAACGCCCGGCACGTCGCGCGCAAGCTGATGCCGGAATTGCTGGTGCCGATCCGCGCTCCTCACCTGCCGGAAAAACAGGCGCCCACCGGCACGTTCATGCCGGCGCTCGACAGGATCATCAATCTCAGCACGGCAGAACCGGACTGGTCGGGCCTGTTTTCGGAGAACACGGCAAATGGCACGGCGGGCGGGCTGCAGTTTTCGGACTATACAGTCGTGGTCCAGGCCGCCCTGCTCGGGCAGGGCGTCGCTCTCGGCTGGCTCAACGTCGTGTCGCATCACCTGGCGCGCGGTGTCCTGGTGCCGGTAGGCCCGGTCATGAAGACCGGCCGGACCTGCGAACTGGTCATCGCCCGCAAGCAGGAGACTCCTGTAGTTTCCGAGATCTGCGATTGGATAGATACCGAATTCACCACCGATATGAAGCGCGTCGACGCGCAGTATCCTGGCCTTGAACTTGGTGCCGATCCATCGCGCCAGGAAAATGGCCGTAATCCGATCAGGAGTTCATCCCATCCAGCGTCTTGCGGCGGATTCTGATAAGGGTGTTTCTCCATTGCTCCAACGGCTGCGGCGGCATCGCGCTTTTCAAGGCCGTCGAGTATTCGGGTGTGATCGCGGACGCTCAGTGACACGGCGCCCTTCGCCAAAAGCCCCGGCGGCGGAATTCCAGGCCGAACGAATACATCTTGTGCAGAAAATCGGCCAGAAGCGGATTGCCGCCGGCCCGACAGATGGCGTGGTGGAATTCGGCGTCGGAAATCTGCAACCGGACGGGATCATGCGTCATCTGGCGCTGCGCCTCGAGCGTCTCAGCTCCCGATCCCCCGACGACCGGTCGTTTGTTCGACAAGAGCCCGATCCAGCTCATCGGCGAACTTCGCCAGCCGAACGGCGCCGCATCGCGAAAGCCGCAGCGTATCGATTACGAAGTATCGCCGCAACGGCACCGCCAATCTCTTCGTTTGCCTCGATGCCCATCGGTCATGGGGGAACGTCAAGGTGACCGAGCGGCGAACCTCCGATGACTTCGCGCTCTGCATGCACTCGTCGATCTCCACTTCCCAAAGGCCGAGTACATCAGATCGTGCTGGTCAATCTGTCGACACACGCCCGCCGTCCTCTATGCGGCCTTCCCGTCATCGGAAGCGCGCCGCCTGCTCAGGCGCATCGAATTCCACTATGCGCCCAAGCACGCCAGTTGGCTCAACATGGTCGACATCGAGATCGGCATGGAGAAGCGGTTCTCAACCGGTTTGGCTGGCCGAGAGGAGGAAGTGACTATCAAAATACCTCAAAAGAAAATGTCGATGCGGATTGCCACTAGGGTGGGGTCCGCGGACGCCAACTTTGCCCACGGGCACCGGCACTCAGGTGGCGGCAAAGGAAGCATACCCAAGAACTCGAGATCCGGAGCAGATCCAAAGGCAGTTGAGGGCACACGCGACCTCGATTCCACCGACGGAGTCCCTTGGGCACGACGCCAAACAACGGTCCACACAGCTCCCCGGTCGACTTCCTCCCCAATTCAGCGCTTGGGGATTCACCGGTTTGCGCAAACGTCCTTCATGACTCGGCGTAATTGGCCCTGCTTGAATCGGAAATCGCATGAGTCGGTAGCGCCCGGTTCTTTCTTGTAAGAGAGCGGCTTCTGCAGCAAATCCAGGAATATTCATTTTGATCGCCTCCTTTGTTGGTTTTATCGATCATAGCATTTGACCAGACTAACTCCCGATTTGTCGACACAAACTTCAGTCCGCCAACATGCAGGAACGCTTTAACCAAGGAGCGCCCGCATGAACGGGCGATCCGGATCTTGCGAACGAACCTTCTGAATTGCGCTTAGCAGAAGCCAGACGCATAACATGCGGTCAAACATGCCGGTATATCGCCAGCAGTAAGTATTGAACAAGCAGTAGTACATGCAAGGCATGACCAAAACCCAAAGAGCACACCACCTCCCCCAATCATGCCTCCGCCGCCGCCGCGCAATTGAGCCATCACTCCTTCTCCAATATTGTTGTAGGGTTGGTTTATTGCAGATTGGTAGTGACCTCTCGTCTTGCATAGCGATGTTTCTGCAGTAAATCCAGGCATATTCATTTTGTATCTCCTTACACTTAGCTAGATTTAACGGTCATAGTACGGCAACATCTTCGCGACGAGGAACGGAAATTCTTCGGTTACGTCGCAGCGCGTAGAGAACTTCTCTGTAAAATCGCTGTTGCGGTTGGTATAAGAGAAGATCACGTCAACGATGTTGCGGGTGGCGCTCAAGGGCGAGGGGCGCACTTCCACCCCGGTCAACGAAAAGTCCCGCCCAAATTCCTCAGCGGCCTTGCCATAGATAGCGGGATAGCGCATGGCCAGGTAGTTCAAGGCGCGGTGCTCGTCGGTCGCGCCGGCATTGTCCGTCAGCTGCATGATCCTGCCGAACAGTTCCTCGGCCGCCGGTCCGAACTGCTGGGCAGTGGTTTTCTCCGGCTTCGGGATGGCTTTGATAAGGGCGTCGCGGTCGAAGGAGTAGATTTGATCGAATGCGACGATGGGTACCATCAGGCCATTACACATTTGCGGCGGCGCGATGGGACCGCGCATACCGATGACAACATCGATGTCATTAGGGCTAGGGGCGGGACGAGTGGCTTCCACCAGCAGATCAATGTCCGCCGGATCGCGTGGCTGCAGTAGGTAAGTTTCCAGCCCCTGGATGGTCAGGACCCAGCATAGTTGGCGCACTAGGTAGCGGTGCTCGCGCTTGGATAGCACGGCGTAGAAGGTCTGTTGATCGGTCTTCCCGGCGGTCTCCGTGCGTCCTGTCGCCTGGGCAAATTCCTTTTCCGCGGCGAGGTTCGGGAAACGCGCTTCGACCCGACCAATGGCGTAAACATAAGAGAGGGACATGGAGTTCGCGCCTCCTGCGCAGGTTGGGCAGGGCGTCTCCCTCGAGAGTGGAGAGGTCGACGACGATCGGAGGTTTTCCTCCCCAGCGGGACCGTAGGCGGCCGTGAACACAGCGGCATCGCATCTTGCCTCATCATGACCTGTCGACCGTTCTGTCGATTCTTGTTCCATAGTAATCCTCATTCATCACATCACAGATCAATGGATCTGGGTTAATGGGCACGGCCGGTGAAGACAAACCGGCGGTTTAGCGCGGCCGCCCGGCGTTCACAGCCTCCGCAGGATTGTATCCCCAGATAGGAGGTAGCTCGTCCAACCGCATCGCCTAACCCGATTTCCTCGTCGGTGATAAATCCAGGCAGGCGTACCCGGTAAGGCGGATGTTCGCTCTGGTTTGGCGAGTCGTTGCCTTCATTTGCCTTTGTCACGCTGTTCGCCTCCTCCCATTTGTCACCAATAGTACTTGGTAGGCCGCCGCGGCATCCAGTAAAGGTGGAACGACGGAAGCACGTCGCGAGGTGGAGGCTTGGGTCAGGGCGAGCTTGATTTGTACCGCGGTCGCAGAAGGAAATTCCGACCATAGAAGTGCAATCGCACCGGTCACAAAGGGCACCGCAACACTTGTTCCACCGAGCGCAAGCGACTGGCCCTCGCTGCCGAGACTGGTAATGCTGTCGCCGGGCGCGCGAAAACCCCGCCTGCCGATGGAACTACCCAGGTTCGATTCGTCGATCGGCCTACCTCGAAAATCACAGGCCACCACCGGGATGACCCACGGGTGGCGGGTGATGGCGGAACTTCCAAGCGTGCCTTGGTTGCCCGCAGCTGCAACGATTATGACGCCGCGGCTGACGGCGAGATTGAGCGCCTCTTCCAACGCCTGCTCGTCTTTAACCGAAGGTTGCGCAAGGGCGAGGCTTAAATTGATTACTCGCGCGCCTGAGCCAATGCATTCGACAATCGCCGTGGCAAGCTCCCGGGGTGTTGCACTGGGCATATGTTCGCGCCCGGCGGTCGTCTCGGTGAAAATAGGGCGTATGAGTAGGGTACAATCGGGGCAAATGGCGGGCGCAGCGGAACTCCGCCGGGCCGATAAGATGCCGGCCACAAACGTTCCATGTAGGCACGCCGCGCTGTTAGCTTGGGTGCATGTGCCACCGCTGCTTCCGAGGATCTCGTGGAGGTGTTCGCCTGTCAGATCGGGATGTTGGGTAACGACAGGTCCATCGATGAGCCCGATCTTCACTTCCGGGCTACCGCTGCCGCGTTCCATCAACGCGGTGAGGCTGACTAAGGCTAAAGAAGCAGAGGGCGCCATCTGCGTTGGACGATCGTCGCGATCGACCTCCCAGCATCTTTTTTATCCTACACGCCGCAAGGAATAACGCAACCCCATCCGGTTGCAATGTCGTAAGCAGATGAGTTGTCCGGATTAGGTAGCACGTGAGTTGTCCGGTTTTATCGCCAGCGGATGGAGGCTGGGGATGAAGCGGACGGCATGGCTACAGGACCGGAGAATGCAAAAGTTTCGGGACGTTTTGAGCCGCTGGAATGGCGGCGATCTTTCGATGATGGAGGCAGGCGAGTTGCTTGGCATGTCGGAGCGGCAATTCCGACGCTACCGCGATCGGTACGAAAAGGCTGGGGAAGCTGGCTTGCTCGATCGGCGTCTGGGCAAGAATTCGACTCGTCGGGTCATGATGCTGCATCAGGACGGCAGACGCGTTCTCAGGCTGGCGTCGATCTCGATCATGTCGGCGACGCTGCCCGTCCAGGTCCGTGACGGTGAAGCGATCTCTGGCAACTCGGCCAGCTGGGCTTGCTTGCGTCGGATATCGGCAAGGATCGGGATCGCGCGAAGATAATTCGCGATCGTATCGAGCCTGGCCGACAGCACCGACCGCTCGGCGATGCTGCGGTCGTAGTTTTCTGTCGCGTCCAGGCGCTCTGTCTCAAGGGTTTCGAAGGTCGACGCCAAGGTGTCGATCGCCTCCCTCCTCGACTTCAGTTCCGCAAGCCGCTTCTTGAACAGAGCAAGCTCGGTTCCGTGTGCCTGCTTGCGATAGAGCCTGTCCGCCTCGGCCTCGAGCAGGCTCAATGTATCGCTTGCATGCCCGAGGCCGGCGCTGGCCGTGAACAGCAGCTTGCCGAGGTCACCGCGCGATTCCAGGATTGATTTTCCACCTGCTTCCAGCGTTTCGTCGTCCAACGAGAACATGGTCTCGTAGGCGTCGCGCGACAGGCCGGCGAGATGGGATGATATCGCCATTTCGCTGACTGGTTGGCCAGTCGCGTTCAGCAACGAGTTGGTGCGCTGTTTGGTGCGTGTGAAAATCTGCTCCGCGCCGCCAAGTTCGAGCACCCCGCCGATGCGCATTGCGCTGTACTCGTGCACGAAATTGTAGCGGCTGCGCTCCTCGATGCCGAACAGCAGATCTCGAGATAGCCGGAAAGCACCGTCGACTTGCCGGCCTCATTCAGGCCGAAGACGACATGCAGGTCGGGACCGGATTCCGGTTTCGGCCCGAAGTCGATCGTCCTGTCGGTGAACTTGCCATAACGGATGAGATCAAGTCGCCGCAGCCTCATTGTGACCCACCGGCCTTGAGGCGGGCGGTAACAAGGTCGGCGCCGCTGGCAACCACCCTCTCCAGGAACAACTCCTGCTCAGTCTCGTCCTTGCCGGCGAAATCGCGCCCGTCAGGCGGAAAATCCGCGATCATCTTTTGGACCAACGCCCTCGCCTCGGCACGGAAGGCTTCCGAGCCGGCATCGGCGCGCATGGACTCTGCGAGCTCGAAAATCGGATCGGCGACGCCCTCGGATGTTTCGGCTGCGGGTGGCGAGACGTTAAGTTCGAGCTTCTCCACCCAGGTTTCGCCTACCTGGTCCGCGACCTGCTCAGCTTCCGCGAGCAGCAGATCCCGGTCGCGGATCAGTGCCCACGATAGAGGTGACGCCCCGGTCAGGCCGAGGCGAACCACAGCATGACGGGATCTAACGGAGGCGCGCACATCTTCGAGCGCGGATCGGACACGCTCGACGATCTCGGACCATTCCACCGTTTCGGTCACGTCGACGTTCACCCGCTCGAATTGCGCGATACTGGTGAGCCTTTCCTCGATCTCGATGGTGCGGTCGTCTTGTATCGTCACCAGGGTGACGGATTTCTCGCCGGCCTCGTTGATGTCCCTGCCCTGTGGAATTCCTGGCATCACCACGGTGCTTGCCCCGGGATGGACTTGGCGGACATGGATGTGCCCAAGCGCCCAGTAGTCGAAACCGTGGCCGTGCAGGTCAGCGACATTGCAGGGGGCATAGACGTCGTGACCCGGCGATCCGGCCAGGCTGGTATGCATGATACCGACATTGACCGCGCCCTCGCGCGGCGCTGAGTACTTCGGGAGTAGACTGTCCGGCGCCTTGGGGCTGGCAAAGCTCAAGCCGTGGAACATGACGTCAAGCCCGCCGGCTGTCTGCAGCACGGTCTGGGGACGGCCGCCGAAGATCGTGACCGTGTCAGGGAACACCAGCTGTTTCGATATCCGCGACAGGGCGTCATGATTGCCACGGATCTTGAAAACCCTGATGCCGGCCTGATGAAGCCGTGTCATCTGTGACGCCAGGAAGCGGGCCGTTTTCATCGAAGTCTGATCGCCATCATAGAGATCGCCGCCAATGACCAGGGCATCGACACGTTCCGTGAGGCAGAGGTCAGCGATCGAGACAAACGCCTGACGGCTGGCGTCTCCGACGAGTTCGGCAAGGTCGGGGTTTCGCATCGCCAGCGAACGCAGCGGCGAGTCGAGGTGGATGTCGGCGGTGTCGACGAATCGAAATGGCATTGGAAATCTCCGGTTTGAACATACCGGTGTTCGACCGCGGCTCGACAGGGAAAATCTTAAGAAAATCCGGCGGCCGATACCGCCGCCCCCCTTCCGCATGAGTTCGCCGACATCTTCCGAGCTAGAAGTCTGTTCGCTTATTCGAGGACCGAGCGCGACGCTGCGGGACAGACCCTCCACAGATAAAAGCGCTGGGAAATGGTGGGGCAATGTATTGACGATACCCCCAACATTGCAGTGATACGTGATGAGCTTAAATCCCTCTGCAATGTTTAGGATGCTGACTTAACAACTCTTCCATTTGATGTCGCACGGTGTGCGTTGCTCAATTCGGCCGAACGAGGCAGTGTGTGGATTCGGGGCCTCGTCTCGGCTATGCACACACGATGGACGACAGATCCTTGTTTATGAAATCCAGCATCGACCACCTCCCGCCACCAAAGCAGCGCGAGCTGAGAAAGACGGTTGAGCTGCTCCTCGAGGAGTTTGAGGATGCCCTCAAGGGAGGGATGACCGACTTCAAAAAGCGCGGGCGCATTCTCAAGATCATACTTTTCGGGTCCTATGCACGTGGTGGCTGGGTCGACGAGCCGCATACCAGGAAGGGCTACCGTTCGGATTTCGACCTGCTTGTGGTGGTGAACAATCGCAAACTGACCGATTTTGCCGGCTATTGGCAGACGGCAGCAGACCGGTTGATGCGCGAAATCAGCACGCCAGTCAGCTTCATTGTACATTCCCGCCGGGAGGTGAACACTGCCCTCAGGGAGGGTCAGTACTTCTTTGTCGACATCCGTCGCGAGGGAATTGTCCTCTACGAGCTCGACGAAGAATCGCTGGCGCATCCGGCACCTACGAAGCCGGCCGATGCATTCCAATTAGCAGCCGAACACCTCGAAGACAGGCTGCCGCACGCCCGAGTATTTGCAAAGACAGCTGGATTTCTTCTCAGCGAATCCAATTTCAAGGAAGCGGCCTTTCTCCTTCACCAATCAATCGAGCAGGCCTACGCGGTGTTGTTGTTGGTTCTAACAAATTACAGCCCTGCCTCTCACAACGTCAAATTCCTTCGCAGCCTCGCTGAAGATCAAGCACAGGAACTTGCCGAAGTTTGGCCCCGCGACCAGCAGCGTTTCGTAGCTTGGTTCAACGTCATCAACGAGGCTTATGTGAAAGCGCGCTATTCGAGGCACTTCGAGATCACTCGCGAAGCGCTCCAGTGGCTTGCCAAGCGGGTCTCCGAGTTGATCGATCGTATCGAAATGATCTGCCGATCACGGCTTGAAAAATTGAGGAGCGAGGCAAATACGGCTGATCAGCAAGCGGGCTAACTTCGCGATTGCACCAATTCCGGTGTGATGTTCGGAATTATCTGTCGTCGTCCGAATTTAAGTGGGGCTGCCCACGTCGTGTGCGAAGTCGTTTCGGCACTCGTATAGAACCTTGAGCACATCGCTGCCGCACGACATGCCGCGAAGCGTGGTCTCTATCCGGGGAAGACGAATGCTGCCGAAGCCGCTGGTACCCGCAGCGCAATTCTGGAGGAGATGGCACAGCGCGCGAAGGGAGGTGTTTTGCCCGTAGGTGGCGATTGCCACGTAGGCGTCGGCTCCTTCAACGTTGTGTTCGGCGTCAATCCTCAAGCAGTCCTCCCGCGTCGGCTGCCCGATCTCGAAACGCATGCCGATACGGCTTTCGATCTGATCCATAGCATGGGTATCACGCCTCGTGCCCGCTAACCGATGAGTGTTGCCGGCGAGCAGTAAAGCGAAGCCGCATCGCTCCTGAAGATGCAGCAGCTCCCGCAAAACAGTGGGTGTGAAGTTCTGATATTCGTCCACCAGCAACGGGCGCGTCGGGCCGTATCGGGCGCCCAAAAAATTCATGCAATCCTTCGCAAGATCGTATGTGTGCTTGCTGTCCCTTTGGACGCCGTAGGCGTCGTGCAGCATCAGGAACATCGGCCTGATAGCCTTGGTATGCTGCGCAACCTCACAATAGGCAGCTCCGCTTTGGGCGGCTATCCAGTTGAGCGCTACAGTCTTTCCGAGTCCTCGGGTGTCTGGTCGGGCTTGCCGGTTTCCGGGTCTCGCGCGTGCAAATGCAGGATCGCGGCACCGGCCTCGGCCGCGGCGATCGCCTCCGACGCGATCTGGTCCGGTGTGATCGGCAGGTAGGGCGACATGGTCGGGGTGTGGATCGCCCCGGTCACCGCACAGGTGATGATGACCTGGTCGCCGTCGCGCCGGGCTTGCGGCTGGTTTCTTTCATTGTCCGAACTCCTGATCCGATTTTTTCTTGTGTGCCGCCAGCGCCATCAGCCGGCGATCCCGCCAGACCTGCCGGTCACCCAGTTTTTTCCTTGGCAGGCGCTTGCTGCGCTCGGCCTCGACGGTTGCCATGACCTCGCCCGCCCAGTCGACCCGGCGCAGCATCTGCGGGAAGATGTTGGAGTAGATGCCCTGGTAGCGATCGACATAATCGCGCACGCCGCCGGGCGCATTGAGGTCGATGGTCTCGAACGGCCCCATGAATGACCAGCGCAAAGCCAACCCGTCGCGGATGCCGATGTCGACATCCTCGACGCTGGCATAGCCGTCGACGAGCCGGAAGGCTTCCTCAAGCAAGGCGCCCTGCAACCGGTTCATGATGAAACCGTCGAGCTCGCGCTTCATCACCAGCGGCGCATGACCGGCATCGATAAGGAAGGCGCGGGTTCTTTCCAGCGTCTCAGCGGACGTCCATGGCGCTGGCACCACCTCGGCCGCCGGAATGAGGTAGGGCGGATTGATCGGATGCACGACCAGGCAGCGGTGCCGCCCCTGCAGATGGTCGGTGAACTTCGACGGCAACAGCGCCGAGGTGGAACTGGCGATCACCGTTTGCGGGCCGGCCAGACTGTCGATCAGGGAGAACACTTCCCGCTTCACATCGAGGTTTTCAGGCGTGTTCTCCTGGACATGGATTGCTCCAGCCAGCGCCTCCTCCAGTTCGACCGCGATGGCGATGCGGCCAAGCACGGTGTCGACGGACTGCCCACGCAGCAGGTCGTTCGAAGAAAGATCGCCAAGCACGCCTTCTATGTAGTCGCGCGCGCCGCCCGTCGCGGCGGGCGACTGGTCCCACATCCGCACGTCATGGCCGGCGCGAGCGAAGCTGATCGCCCAGGCCCGCCCAATGAAACCGCTGCCGACAATCGCAACCTTTGCCATGGATCGGCCCTCCTCAGAGCGTTTCGACGTTGCCGTCGACGCCGAGCGACTGCCCGGAAATGTTGATGCCGGCGTCCGACAGCAGGAAGGCGACCATCGACGCGACATCATAAGGGCTGGTCATGCGACGCAGCGAAATGTTTTGGAGATAACGATCGGTCATCTCCTCGTGGCTGATACCGACCTGCTTGGCGCGCGCCGAGATAACACCTTCGATGCGGGGTCCCTCGATGATGCCGGGCAGGATGGCGTTGACCCTGATGCCGTGCAGCCCAAGCTCCTTGGCGAGGCTTTGCGTGAAACCGATGACACCGCACTTGGCCGCCGAATAGGGCGTGCGGAACGCATAGCCGTGGCGGCCAGCCGCCGACGACATCGACACGATCGAGCCCCCGCCCGCCGCCTTGATCAGCGGCACGGCGCGCCGGGCGCACAGGAACTGGCCGGTCAGGCAGATGTCGATGCAGCGCCGCCAGTCGTCCGGATCGATCTCGTCGACACCGCCTGTCGGCCCGGCAATGCCGGCATTGTTGATCAGCGCATCGAGCCCGCCGAGTTCTTTCTCGACCGCCTCGAACAGCCGGTCGACGTTATCGTCGCGCGAGACGTCGGCCTTCACTGCCGCGATCAGGTCGATCTTGTCGGGCGCAGCGGCGAGCGCTTCGTCGGAAACGTCGCAGACAACGACGCGGGCGCCGAGCCGCGACAGCGTGTCGGCTATGGCAAAACCGATGCCCCCCGCACCCGCTGTCACCAGAACGCGCTGGCCTTTCAGCCCAGCCAGAAATTCGTTTGCGGAGTATGGCGCGCTCGAACTCATGATCGTCCCTCTGACAAGCTCGGCCGGAAATGATACACCCGGCGAAAAGTGACGACCGTCAGCACTTGGGCGGACGAGTTGCTTGAGCGTAAACCGGAACGGCAGGTCACAGTCGCTCTCGCCAACAAGGTAGGACGGATCGATAGCGCGTGAGGAAAGCTACCGCGCGCCGCACCCTTGAGGATGACCGACAGTCGCACGAAAAGACGTCCCCTTTCGGCAGGAGAGAACGACATCAGTGATGGAGATCCGGGCAACCCGAGGATCGGGAGAAGTGATTCAAAGCCCATCGCAGTGCAACAGCTTGATGAGGGCCGATCAACCGTCACTATCACGGGATCGTTCACACATCTTCCAGGAGAAATCCCATCTTCGGGCAAAGTATGTCGCTTCGCTCCAGCGGTTCCTTTGATTAGGACGACAAAGATGAGCACGATGCCCGGCATCATACATCTAGCCGTCCAACGGGGGCGCGAGGTGGGGCGGCAGGATCTGTACTGCGGGATCGCGCGCCAACCTTGCTGCATGTTCCTCCTTAGCTGAAGCTAGCAGATCGGGGTGGCTAAAGAGGTCCGCCGCCGTCGCCGCCAGCGCTTTGGCAACATGGATCATGCCCTTGTGTGCATGTGGCGATTTGCCCTGCGCCGTTACTTGCCATGTGTGCAAAGGCGTGCCGATGGCATAGGTCGCGCCATATGCCTGCACGGTCGGTACGGCCCAGCTCACATCGCCGACATCAGTCGATCCAAGCATCTGCTTGCCACCGGAAGCGGCGCCGACGATACCGTCGCTGAGAGCGCTGTCACTCTCCTGAAGCCGGAACATCGCATAGGCTGATTGGATGTGCTCCCTTGTCAGCGTGGCCTGGATCTGCCCCGCGAACGCTTGGTCAGCCGCATCGAATTCCGGCGGCCCCAGCATCTCGAAATTCTGCGCCATCGCTCCCTCCATAACGCGATTGCCAAGCAGGCTGTTCATCGCACAGACAAAGCGCGACTCCACTTGTGTCTCGCTCATCAGCGCTGCACCCTCCGCGATGCGCTTGACCCGCTCGACTAGCATCAACACCTCGGAGGCTCGCGGCGACCGAACCATGTAGCGCACAATTGCGGCCGCCTGCACGATGTTCGGCGCCGGACCGCCCGCATTGAGATAGGCGTAATGAACCCGGCAATCGGAGGGGATGTGTTCGCGCAGATAGTTGACGCCGACGCTCATCAGCTCAACGGCGTCGAGCGCGCTGCGGCCGAGATGCGGCGAGCCCGCAGCATGGGCGGACCGTCCAGTGTAAGAAAAATCAAGGATCGCGTAAGCGAGCGAGGCCGGCTCCATTACGCCCGCGAACGAGAAGGGGTGCCAGGAAAGCGCCGCGTCGACGTCAGCGAAAACCCCGTCGCGAACCATAAACGCCTTGCCCGATCCGCCCTCCTCGGCCGGGCAGCCATAATAGCGTACACGCCCGGGCAGGCTGTTCGCGGCCAGCCAATCCTTCGTCGCCGTAGCGGCGAGCAGTGCGCCGGCCCCGAGCAGATTGTGTCCGCAGCCATGTCCCGGTCCATTGCCGGAAAGACGCCGGTGTTCCGCTACGCCGGCTTCCTGGCTTAACTCCGGCAATGCATCGAACTCGCCGAGGAAGGCGATGACCGGGCCGCCTTCGCCTGCCTCGCCCATGATGGCCGTCGGCATGCCGGCAAGGCCGGTAGCAACTCGGAAGCCCTGATCGTTAAGCGCCTTCAGATGCTCGGCCGACGACCGATGTTCCTGATAGTTCAGTTCGGGCGTTTCCCAAACCCTGTCGCTCAGTTCGATGAAGCGCCCGGCCTGACCGTCGACATGCATCCATATTCCATGGCCGTTGCTCATTATCGCTCCGGAACTCCCTCAGACTGCGACAGTCTTGTGCTCGATGTAGTGATTGATGGCTTCCGGGCCGAACTCGCGTCCCACGCCGCTTCGCTTGAAGCCGCCAAAGGGGGAGAGCAGGTCCGAGGCCGCGTTGTTGATCGTCAGCCCGCCGCTGCGGATGCGGCGGGCGATCGCCAGACCCTGGTCAGTATCGTTCGTCCAAACCGAACCGGAGAGACCGTACTCCGACTCGTTGGCGAGCCGCACTGCCTCATCCACCCCGTCATAGGGGATGACGCAGACGACTGGGCCGAAGATCTCCTCCTGGGCGATGCGTGAGTTGTTGTCGACATTGGCAAAAACCGTCGGCTTCA
The window above is part of the Mesorhizobium sp. B2-1-1 genome. Proteins encoded here:
- a CDS encoding metallophosphoesterase family protein, yielding MPFRFVDTADIHLDSPLRSLAMRNPDLAELVGDASRQAFVSIADLCLTERVDALVIGGDLYDGDQTSMKTARFLASQMTRLHQAGIRVFKIRGNHDALSRISKQLVFPDTVTIFGGRPQTVLQTAGGLDVMFHGLSFASPKAPDSLLPKYSAPREGAVNVGIMHTSLAGSPGHDVYAPCNVADLHGHGFDYWALGHIHVRQVHPGASTVVMPGIPQGRDINEAGEKSVTLVTIQDDRTIEIEERLTSIAQFERVNVDVTETVEWSEIVERVRSALEDVRASVRSRHAVVRLGLTGASPLSWALIRDRDLLLAEAEQVADQVGETWVEKLELNVSPPAAETSEGVADPIFELAESMRADAGSEAFRAEARALVQKMIADFPPDGRDFAGKDETEQELFLERVVASGADLVTARLKAGGSQ
- a CDS encoding AAA family ATPase — encoded protein: MRIGGVLELGGAEQIFTRTKQRTNSLLNATGQPVSEMAISSHLAGLSRDAYETMFSLDDETLEAGGKSILESRGDLGKLLFTASAGLGHASDTLSLLEAEADRLYRKQAHGTELALFKKRLAELKSRREAIDTLASTFETLETERLDATENYDRSIAERSVLSARLDTIANYLRAIPILADIRRKQAQLAELPEIASPSRTWTGSVADMIEIDASLRTRLPS
- a CDS encoding S8 family peptidase; its protein translation is MAPSASLALVSLTALMERGSGSPEVKIGLIDGPVVTQHPDLTGEHLHEILGSSGGTCTQANSAACLHGTFVAGILSARRSSAAPAICPDCTLLIRPIFTETTAGREHMPSATPRELATAIVECIGSGARVINLSLALAQPSVKDEQALEEALNLAVSRGVIIVAAAGNQGTLGSSAITRHPWVIPVVACDFRGRPIDESNLGSSIGRRGFRAPGDSITSLGSEGQSLALGGTSVAVPFVTGAIALLWSEFPSATAVQIKLALTQASTSRRASVVPPLLDAAAAYQVLLVTNGRRRTA
- a CDS encoding LysR family transcriptional regulator translates to MSRLRHLLPSLNALVTFEAAVRCGTFARAAQELCVTGPAVSRTIGRLEAHLGVALFHRTASGAVLTEQGSVLFSGISGSFDEIERTVLRVQQSRQSGMRTVVLSVSSAFATHWFMPRLALFQSRFPKVDIRFQLISGPLGGAVDGVDIAMRFDHGSNARHVARKLMPELLVPIRAPHLPEKQAPTGTFMPALDRIINLSTAEPDWSGLFSENTANGTAGGLQFSDYTVVVQAALLGQGVALGWLNVVSHHLARGVLVPVGPVMKTGRTCELVIARKQETPVVSEICDWIDTEFTTDMKRVDAQYPGLELGADPSRQENGRNPIRSSSHPASCGGF
- a CDS encoding AAA family ATPase, which encodes MRLRRLDLIRYGKFTDRTIDFGPKPESGPDLHVVFGLNEAGKSTVLSGYLEICCSASRSAAATISCTSTAQCASAGCSNLAARSRFSHAPNSAPTRC
- a CDS encoding FCD domain-containing protein → MSWIGLLSNKRPVVGGSGAETLEAQRQMTHDPVRLQISDAEFHHAICRAGGNPLLADFLHKMYSFGLEFRRRGFWRRAPCH
- a CDS encoding AAA family ATPase — translated: MAAQSGAAYCEVAQHTKAIRPMFLMLHDAYGVQRDSKHTYDLAKDCMNFLGARYGPTRPLLVDEYQNFTPTVLRELLHLQERCGFALLLAGNTHRLAGTRRDTHAMDQIESRIGMRFEIGQPTREDCLRIDAEHNVEGADAYVAIATYGQNTSLRALCHLLQNCAAGTSGFGSIRLPRIETTLRGMSCGSDVLKVLYECRNDFAHDVGSPT
- a CDS encoding nucleotidyltransferase and HEPN domain-containing protein, yielding MKSSIDHLPPPKQRELRKTVELLLEEFEDALKGGMTDFKKRGRILKIILFGSYARGGWVDEPHTRKGYRSDFDLLVVVNNRKLTDFAGYWQTAADRLMREISTPVSFIVHSRREVNTALREGQYFFVDIRREGIVLYELDEESLAHPAPTKPADAFQLAAEHLEDRLPHARVFAKTAGFLLSESNFKEAAFLLHQSIEQAYAVLLLVLTNYSPASHNVKFLRSLAEDQAQELAEVWPRDQQRFVAWFNVINEAYVKARYSRHFEITREALQWLAKRVSELIDRIEMICRSRLEKLRSEANTADQQAG
- a CDS encoding 3-hydroxyacyl-CoA dehydrogenase, which gives rise to MAKVAIVGSGFIGRAWAISFARAGHDVRMWDQSPAATGGARDYIEGVLGDLSSNDLLRGQSVDTVLGRIAIAVELEEALAGAIHVQENTPENLDVKREVFSLIDSLAGPQTVIASSTSALLPSKFTDHLQGRHRCLVVHPINPPYLIPAAEVVPAPWTSAETLERTRAFLIDAGHAPLVMKRELDGFIMNRLQGALLEEAFRLVDGYASVEDVDIGIRDGLALRWSFMGPFETIDLNAPGGVRDYVDRYQGIYSNIFPQMLRRVDWAGEVMATVEAERSKRLPRKKLGDRQVWRDRRLMALAAHKKKSDQEFGQ